The Marinilongibacter aquaticus genome has a window encoding:
- a CDS encoding ABC transporter ATP-binding protein, producing MITLNSVSKHYPAGFGKTYVLRNIDLHIKEGEFVSIMGPSGSGKSTLLHILGLLEDASEGEYIFMDQPVQKLNEKKRTALHRDAIGFVFQAYHLIDELTVYENIETPLLYKKLSKNERKSKVADILDRFNIVAKKDLFPSQLSGGQQQLVGIARALVAEPKVIFADEPTGNLHSEQAEYIMDTFKELNQKDGITIVQVTHSEHNAQFGNRIIKLKDGWLD from the coding sequence ATGATCACATTAAACAGCGTTTCCAAACATTATCCCGCAGGCTTCGGAAAAACTTACGTACTGCGGAACATCGACCTCCACATCAAAGAAGGCGAATTCGTGTCCATCATGGGGCCGTCGGGATCGGGCAAATCGACCCTGCTTCATATTCTGGGTTTGCTCGAAGACGCCTCAGAAGGGGAATATATTTTCATGGATCAACCCGTGCAGAAACTAAACGAAAAAAAACGGACGGCCCTGCACCGCGATGCTATAGGTTTTGTGTTTCAAGCCTACCATCTTATCGACGAGCTCACAGTCTATGAAAATATCGAAACGCCACTTTTGTACAAAAAACTTTCGAAAAACGAACGGAAAAGCAAAGTGGCCGACATACTCGACAGGTTCAACATTGTGGCGAAGAAAGACCTCTTTCCCAGCCAACTGAGCGGAGGGCAGCAACAGTTGGTGGGCATAGCCCGGGCATTGGTGGCCGAACCCAAAGTGATTTTCGCTGATGAACCCACAGGAAATTTGCATTCGGAACAGGCCGAATACATCATGGACACCTTCAAAGAACTCAATCAAAAAGACGGCATTACCATTGTGCAAGTGACGCACTCTGAACACAATGCCCAATTTGGAAACAGAATCATCAAACTAAAAGACGGTTGGCTCGACTAA